The stretch of DNA TaggtattttaaaagtatttacaaAACACAGTGGTTGCCAAAGataggtacttaataaattatAGTTCTTCCCAGAATCCTTGTGAAGCTCAAAATCACCTACTTGCGTGGAATCATAAAAGCCCTGGTCATCAACAGACATTTTTTAAGCTCCTAGTGCATAAAAGATGCATTGAGATGCCATGGGTATCAGAAGTCAAGACTGGGTTCCCCAGCCAAGAGCACTGGCCGAGGACATGAAACATCCTATTTGAAAAGCAAGTGTGTTGCTCTAgtccctttttccccccaaaaggatcaacttaggaaaaaaagaatgtgtgtggATACAATTTAAAGGGTGACAAAACCTTTTTTGTATAGCATGGGGAAAATGTCCATAGgtaatgtgtgtatatacaattTTCTTTTATGAGATGGAAGACTGTTAGTAAGAATATTATTATAGCTCCTAAAATGTTACTATCTGTGTATACAAATCTCAGAGGAAGTAACTGCATGGAAGAAACTTTATCATCATCCATTAGCCCCTGAGCTGCTGCTCTGATTTAGGGGTCCCTAAGGGCTCTCTGAATTCTATTATATGCTCTACCCTTTCTTGAAGGGAGGTATTTTTAGTGGAGAAAGGACTtgaatttaaataacattaaaccACATCACTTTTCAGCCCTATGAATCCTTTGGATTATGCCTGTAGCAAGTCTCTGTGTGGTGCCAGGATGCCTCTGACACCTCTCCCTGTTTAACCAAGGGCCCAGGCCTCCGGCTCACAGCCTTGGCAAGTAATAACCTCAAGCTAGATTGtacctgttattttattttcctttgtattttatttgtacagTTGCCTTCTACTTAGGGCAACTGACactgtttttttccccactttctaACAGTGACATAAAATttcctttctaaatattttttgttaagtAAAAAAGATGGACTGTTTGAAAGACAAATAATAGGCGGGTGAGAGTATAAGCAGtataatagaaatataaaggTGGTGCAGGAAAGGTCAATGGTTGAGAATACAGATCTGCTCCAATCTTACCATTTTACGGACAAGGAAACTGCGGCCTACCCCTTTCCAAGATCCCACAGCAAGTCAGTGACTGAGTGGGCTTTAAACCCACGTCTCCCGACACACTGTTCCCGAGCTCTTTCAGCACTGCTGGTATTTATTTGGCTTCTGCCTCTGGCAGTCAAACTTAAGCGAGGTataggggaggaggaggaagaaactgCCTCTCTACCCTCTCGTCCTGTTCAGCCCGATGCACCCCTGGGCCCATCTCAGATCAGCAGCACCCCTCCACTAGATTCTCAAAGCTCCCTTTCAGGCGAAGCAGCAATGGGGCCCCCACCCCCTTGGCAGTCCCCTGTGCCTCTCAACTTGTGTCTGAAACCTCTCTTGCCCAGACCTGTTCCAGCCCAAAGCGGGGATTTTTCTCCTGTTCTGCTTCCATCTGTTTCTTGCAGGAAAACGGAAGAAAGCTTTGCTCACTGATTGATGTCCAGGAGGATGTGGTTCCTGCATGGGAGATTTATCTCAGTCAGTCTGGCCTTCGGTGAAACAGTATCAGAGTGGGGGACAGAGCTTTGGAAATTCAGAGTCTGACAGGATACTCAACCAACGCCCCCGGCCGCGCCACCAAATGTGAGATGTGCAGGGAAAGCcgcctagcacagtgcccagcacacagcacgCAGGCAAGACACGGTAGCATTAGCATTCCCCTGGGTATTTTACTCCCTTATTGTCATGTTAGTTTGGATGAAGGAATCTTTGTTGTTTGGATGAATTACAGATCAAGACAACAGCGCCTTCACATATGGCCAAATAGCCTGTGCACTGCACAACCCCAGAGGGcgccagagacagacagactaGAAGGGGAACGTGTCCTGGGGTTGTAGTGTGCTGCGTGCACAACCAGACTTGGCATCCAGCCGCATAATTCAATGCAAATTCCTGAAAGAGTTGGGAAATCTGAGTTCTAGCACTGATTTCTCCACTAAGGTGATGCGAGACCCTTGGCAagtccctttccctctgtgtgcctcagttttctcctctgtaagaGGACCAAGTGCTGTCTAAAGGACCCCTCCGGCCACAAAACTCTGGAAACCTGATTCTACAGAAGCAGATTTCTAAATGGCTATCATACAAAAGAGGAAATGAACTCACTCCCCCGGCTTCAGAAGGAAGAGCCAGCGTGAGTGGGTTAGGGACATTAGATGGACATAGCTTCAATTCAGTCAGAAAGAAAACCTTAATCAGAGTACGTAGCAACAGAGAAGGCAAGCTTCTGGGAGGTGGTGAGTTCCTTGTGGCTTGAGGAATTCAAGTAGACTGGGTTAAGCGAGAAACCTGTTAGAGGTGGGAGGTTTGACCATATGCCCTTTGAGATGCTTTCCAGCATGGAGATTTTATGGTTTCAAAgcttggttttattttcattagtgcTAGGAAGCACTCACCTAGGGTTGGGTCTCATCAAATCCTGCTGATAACTATTAATGCAATGACTTTGTTGGCTCTTTTCCTCTCACCCTCTAAGAGTTCCCACACACCAACATTCTCCAAACTAAACTCGGTTCCTCCAACAGTATAGGGGTTTGCCTCTGCTCCAGCAAACAGATGTTTTCATCCTAGAAAGAACTAATTAATAATAGCCTTGCCCAGGCTTGGGGTCGGGAGAAGGTAGAGCTAGAGTGGGGAACCGTATAAAAAACTCACGAGAATAAACCATACAAACACTTCTAGCATCTATACCCCAGCGACAGCTAATGCTAATTGCAAGTCATTCTAACCTATCCATTGCTGCAGGCCCCGTAGGAAGTCCTACAGCAACAGCTGTGTGGGACTAGGCTAAGCGAGTGCACACGAGGGGAAAGAGTCAGGATCTCCTTTAAAATCACAACCATGTTGGCTTTTCATTAATTCTGACTGGTCGAGACTGAATTGCATCACCTGTAAGCTGCATCCACAAGGAACAGCAAGACTTGGCAATTCTCCACTTGATCAATAAGGGCATTCAGTCAGTCTGGTGAAGGTGGAATCAGAATACCCCCACTGCTGTCAATAATTTCTGTGTTTCACTCACATTTCCAAGGTGAATGAATCCCCCCCTGAAAAATCAGCTTGGATGTACCTCTTAAAGACTTCTATTCAGAAATTTAGCTCAGGGCAACCGTgcctttttaaatgaataaattatcttttctaGTTCCCTTCAGTAGAGTGTATATTTACACAGTAAAAAGGTATAAATCTCAATTTGGGGTATTTTCCTGATGGTGAAAGATGTTTAGTTTGGCAAGATTCCAAAACCTTCTCTCTTGATGACTTTCCCAGGGAGGAGCAGTAAAGCCATCTGCCCAGATGAGAAATATCCCCCAGGTAATGCAAATACACATGCTCGCGTTTGTACTGAATTTGGCATTTTAGGTAATGCTCTCGTGTAGACTATCTATTCTGATCTCACACACTCTGCCCGGAGGTACAATgaaccccatttcacagatgacgaaactgaggctcagagaggtaaagccaCTCATCCCGCGTGACACAGCTGGAAAGAAATAGAACACAAGGCTAAAAAGCAAGTCCTTTCTGTCCCCTACACCTAAGTTTGCCTCTCAGCAGTTACACTTgctaaacaacaaagaaaactaatttcACAGTACCTTTCCGCTTCTTGGTCTACACTCTGCTGCTTGCTTTCGAAGGTATTGAAGCTGCTCATGTCCACATAGCcatcattttcatttgctgtaGACAGGGCTCTGCTCTGGTCTTCAAACAGCTTTGTAAATGTCCCGGCCCTCGCAGGCCTCCGGGGCGGAATCTGGATATTCTCGTAGTCCGAGTTCATGGCTGGAATGTTCTCATAGTCTGAAGTGTCAGCATTGGGGAATGAGATGGACCGGGGCTTGGTCAGGGGCAAGGGCAAAAAGGGGGGCCGGGAGCGGTCTTCGAAGGACTCTACTCGGGACACTGTCCTGCTGAAGGGGACGCCTTTCCTTTTGCCATCCCTGTAGAAAATGAGAGAGGATGGCGATTCAGAAGCCCGGAGCTTGCCAGTCCGGGCCTTAAGCTGAGGGGAGTTACTGAGGCTCCTGCGGTCAATTTCCAGAAGCCGGGAAGGCCCGTGGTAGCTGGATTCTGAAGAGGACCTGGAAGAAGACACGTTGACATCCACGTGTACTTTGTTCTCCGTCTTCTTCTTAAAAGTCAGTGCCAGGAACCGCTTAAAGGACGACTTCTTCTTCTTGCTGTGCTTGTCTGGGGGCTCACTCTCGATCAGGAGTGAGGGAGAACTCTTGGTGATGGGCTTCTTGGTGATGCAGGCCAAGTCAAAAGGTGGTGGGATGTCGACCACGGAAGACGGTGTTGAAGTGCCGCTGGACGGAAGGTGGTTCcgctgggagaaactcccagaggAGCCAATCACACAGGGCAGAGAGAGGTTGtcatctttccttttgattcGATGGTCGTCTAAGCCAGATGCCTCAGGCTCTCTGTACACAGAGACAGGGATCTCTCGGCCTTCTACAGAAAATGAACGAGGGTAGAGAGTGAAGGCTCTGGGCTTTGCTGGTAAGGCCCTGCTGGCTTCCAGTGGCTTCCCCTCTAATGATAGAACCATCTTTCTTGCCTCCTCGGTGGTACGTCCAATGCCGATGGCTGACAATGAGACAGCTTCTGGTCCACTTTCTTCTGGGACAGTTTCTGGGACATAGCCAGCCACCTTCCCAGAGTGGGGCCTGGCCCTTGAGATGATGTTCTTTCTGTCAATGGGGACCAGGCCACCCTCAGCATCAGAGTTCACTTCTTCTTTTGAGCCATAACCGCTCAGCGCATCTGATGCCACCTGTGTCTCAGGCTTTTCTCCCTCTTCAGGGTCAGTCCCACACACCAAGTCGACTCCCATCTCATAGGGGTTGGTGAGCGCATCGTCTGTGGCATCCTCATCCTCTGGCAAGATCACCACATCAGGGACAGAGAGGCCCTCCCCAGTGCCATCCTGCAGGGAACCACGCTGGTCACACAAAGTTCCAGCCACGGTGTTCTGGTCTGCACACTTCCCCGACTTTGCTTCCTGCCCTGACTCCAAACCTTTCACTGactcagaaaaagaagagtagCTTTCACTACAGAAAGAGGTGCTCTCTGTAGGGAAGAACTCATACGGACTTCCTGAGAGTGAAGTCATGAAGTCGTCCACACAGTCATTCTCGAAAGGAATGATCTGGCAGCTCTCCTCTGCAGGTTCACCCTGCACGGCGTCTTCCCCTTCCTGAGTGACCTCTCCCTCCTCTTGGGTGGCTGCTGCCATTTCTTCCtgatcagttttctcatcttggTCAGGTGGTTCATCCTGGTTGCCATTACCAGAGGCATCTTCACACTCCTCCTCAGAGATGTCACAGCTCTCCGTGACTATGTCCACCTCCTGGATGCCTGTGGCCAATCCCTTATTCTCCAGGGGTTCCTCACTGGCATCTTCAGCATCCCCCTCAGCGGCCCTGTCAGAATCCGCATACTTGTCTGGCGCCCCTGGTTCTGCATTAGCACCGCCTTCCTCAccatcctcctctgcctccttgggCATCCCAGGGGGGCCAGGCTCCTTGCCAGGTGCTTCTGGACCCTCCAAATCGACTTGAGTTAGAATGATATCACTTGGAAAGACTGCCTCTCCATCCCAAGGGCCCCTGTCCTCCAGGTTGTACATGTTGTGTTCTTCCAccagcttctcttcctcctcacttGTGAGATTCTGCTCCTCTGCCCCCGGGTCTTGGGCACAATCATCAGCCCCCACGTTCTCAGGAATGGGGGCTACACCTTCACCAGCCTCTCCACTCAGCGCCACTTCGGCTGGGGCTGCCTCTTCCGCAGcagctcctgtcccctcctcctcacctccctcctgggGTTCCTCTTCCCCAGTGGCATCTGGAGGTACCATGACTGCATTCTCCACAGAGTCCCCATCCCTGGGTTCATCCTCTCTCGGTGGAGCTCTGGGGACCACAATGTAATCCTCATCAGCCCCAGCCTCGGAGCGCTCCAGGCTGGACTGCTGCTCTTCATAAAGCCCCCTGTCTACACAGAGCACCTTGCCGTTGCTGCATTTGTTCAAGCTGTTGATCATGTACACACTGGCCCTCCACTCGGTGGGGGTATCCAGCCTGGGCTTAGGGGCGATGGGGGGTTTCGGGCCCCTTGACATGGAGTTGGGACTGTGAAGACTGTCAGGCCTGGGTGATGAAGGGAATTTGGGTGCTGTCACTGGCGTGAGGGGACTGGCAGTCTTTGGCTTGGGAGCAACTGGTGGTTTTGGTGAATCTAAAggatgaaaatagagaaaagaaggagACAAAAAGTACGGTTACCTATATTTCCACTCGTACTTATCACTTTTGAGATAGCATTGAAGAAGATGGTTTCCCAACTCATGTGAACCCAATCTACCATGTTTTGTCTTAGGTTTATGTCTCCACCATCGTCTTTAAAATCCCTTGATCTTCCACAAAAGATCCATTCTGTAAACAAAGTAGCTAGACCTTTCTTCTACACACAGTCCTGCTGACAAAACCCAAACGAATGACATCTTGTACCCATCAAATAAAGGTGTGCAGATCactgcactcattcattcaacaactatttattaaacactttctATGTGCCTGGTACCCAAGAGACAATGTTGAACTTGGCAGTCACCATCCCTGCTGCCATCATAGAGCTTACATTCATTCCGTAGTTAATTCATTGAATACCTGCATCTATCTGCATAGCCCTGCAGACAGTAGGGCCTTCTAGGATCAAGAAGAGAAGAACACCTCTGCTGACTACTCACAGTTGAGTTACGGAGACAAGACTAACAGCGCAATTGGAGGACAGAGCCGTACACCCTTGAAATATTATAACTGAGCAGCCATTATCTCATTCCCTCAAGAAAGGCACACCCAAGGCTTGTGACAGTGATGTATTGTATGGTTCTCCTGAGGGTCACCTCTGAATTCCACATGATGCAGACTGGTATCCAGCTAAGTGGCCCACATCCAAATTTTACAGTCTCTGAATTTCATGGGAGAAATGACACGGTATTTTACAACATGGATGTTTGCAAAAGGCCTCTTCCCTTGTGAATGGTGACAGTCTATGAACCACAGCAGAATAAAAGATGTGGTACAAACATACATGCAATAGGAGCTCAAGAAGCAAGAGTTGCTATGGCTAGGGAAGACCTCTTAGAGGAGAAATTTCAGCTAAATTTTTCAGGATGGAAGGGACCTGGACAAGTATAGGGTCAAGACAGTAGTCACCCACTTCCAAGTTCAGCATGTCTCCC from Desmodus rotundus isolate HL8 chromosome 8, HLdesRot8A.1, whole genome shotgun sequence encodes:
- the FGD5 gene encoding FYVE, RhoGEF and PH domain-containing protein 5 isoform X3; this encodes MNRADSPKPPVAPKPKTASPLTPVTAPKFPSSPRPDSLHSPNSMSRGPKPPIAPKPRLDTPTEWRASVYMINSLNKCSNGKVLCVDRGLYEEQQSSLERSEAGADEDYIVVPRAPPREDEPRDGDSVENAVMVPPDATGEEEPQEGGEEEGTGAAAEEAAPAEVALSGEAGEGVAPIPENVGADDCAQDPGAEEQNLTSEEEEKLVEEHNMYNLEDRGPWDGEAVFPSDIILTQVDLEGPEAPGKEPGPPGMPKEAEEDGEEGGANAEPGAPDKYADSDRAAEGDAEDASEEPLENKGLATGIQEVDIVTESCDISEEECEDASGNGNQDEPPDQDEKTDQEEMAAATQEEGEVTQEGEDAVQGEPAEESCQIIPFENDCVDDFMTSLSGSPYEFFPTESTSFCSESYSSFSESVKGLESGQEAKSGKCADQNTVAGTLCDQRGSLQDGTGEGLSVPDVVILPEDEDATDDALTNPYEMGVDLVCGTDPEEGEKPETQVASDALSGYGSKEEVNSDAEGGLVPIDRKNIISRARPHSGKVAGYVPETVPEESGPEAVSLSAIGIGRTTEEARKMVLSLEGKPLEASRALPAKPRAFTLYPRSFSVEGREIPVSVYREPEASGLDDHRIKRKDDNLSLPCVIGSSGSFSQRNHLPSSGTSTPSSVVDIPPPFDLACITKKPITKSSPSLLIESEPPDKHSKKKKSSFKRFLALTFKKKTENKVHVDVNVSSSRSSSESSYHGPSRLLEIDRRSLSNSPQLKARTGKLRASESPSSLIFYRDGKRKGVPFSRTVSRVESFEDRSRPPFLPLPLTKPRSISFPNADTSDYENIPAMNSDYENIQIPPRRPARAGTFTKLFEDQSRALSTANENDGYVDMSSFNTFESKQQSVDQEAESAYTEPYKVCPILAATPKEDLTSDEEQGSSEEEDSAPKDSSLTHKVEGQSRAHVIAQELLSSEKAYVEMLQHFHLDFHGAVVRSLDEMDQEGKDTVAREELRRGLGELPAILDLHRGILEELGERLLHWESQQKVADVFLAREQEFDHHAAHILQFDRYLSLLAENCLHSPRLAAAVHEFEQSQQGGSQNVKHRLLRVVQRLFQYQVLLTDYLNNLSPDSAEYDNTQGALTLISKVTDHANDGMEQGENLQKLVHIEHSVRGQGDLLQPGREFLKEGTLMKVTGKNRRPRHLFLMSDMLLYTYPQKDGKYRLKNTLPVASMKVSRPVTEKVPYALKIETSESCLTLSASSCAERDEWHGCLSRALPEDYKAQALAAFHHSVEIRERLGVSLGERPPTLVPVTHVMMCMNCGCDFSLTLRRHHCHACGKIVCRNCSRNKYPLKYLKDRMAKVCDGCYGELKKRGGDVPGLMRERPVSMSFPLSSPRFSSSAFSSVFHSINPPTFRKQKKVPSALTEVAASGEGSAISGYLSRCKKGKRHWKKLWFVIKGKVLYTYMASEDTVAMESMPLLGFTIAPEKEEGSSEVGPVFHLYHKKTLFYSFKAEDTNSAQRWIEAMEDASVL
- the FGD5 gene encoding FYVE, RhoGEF and PH domain-containing protein 5 isoform X2, with the translated sequence MHGEEKSLLTVLQPLCSAFFLSQPGWHTEAAACQTQALEGMELGDSPKPPVAPKPKTASPLTPVTAPKFPSSPRPDSLHSPNSMSRGPKPPIAPKPRLDTPTEWRASVYMINSLNKCSNGKVLCVDRGLYEEQQSSLERSEAGADEDYIVVPRAPPREDEPRDGDSVENAVMVPPDATGEEEPQEGGEEEGTGAAAEEAAPAEVALSGEAGEGVAPIPENVGADDCAQDPGAEEQNLTSEEEEKLVEEHNMYNLEDRGPWDGEAVFPSDIILTQVDLEGPEAPGKEPGPPGMPKEAEEDGEEGGANAEPGAPDKYADSDRAAEGDAEDASEEPLENKGLATGIQEVDIVTESCDISEEECEDASGNGNQDEPPDQDEKTDQEEMAAATQEEGEVTQEGEDAVQGEPAEESCQIIPFENDCVDDFMTSLSGSPYEFFPTESTSFCSESYSSFSESVKGLESGQEAKSGKCADQNTVAGTLCDQRGSLQDGTGEGLSVPDVVILPEDEDATDDALTNPYEMGVDLVCGTDPEEGEKPETQVASDALSGYGSKEEVNSDAEGGLVPIDRKNIISRARPHSGKVAGYVPETVPEESGPEAVSLSAIGIGRTTEEARKMVLSLEGKPLEASRALPAKPRAFTLYPRSFSVEGREIPVSVYREPEASGLDDHRIKRKDDNLSLPCVIGSSGSFSQRNHLPSSGTSTPSSVVDIPPPFDLACITKKPITKSSPSLLIESEPPDKHSKKKKSSFKRFLALTFKKKTENKVHVDVNVSSSRSSSESSYHGPSRLLEIDRRSLSNSPQLKARTGKLRASESPSSLIFYRDGKRKGVPFSRTVSRVESFEDRSRPPFLPLPLTKPRSISFPNADTSDYENIPAMNSDYENIQIPPRRPARAGTFTKLFEDQSRALSTANENDGYVDMSSFNTFESKQQSVDQEAESAYTEPYKVCPILAATPKEDLTSDEEQGSSEEEDSAPKDSSLTHKVEGQSRAHVIAQELLSSEKAYVEMLQHFHLDFHGAVVRSLDEMDQEGKDTVAREELRRGLGELPAILDLHRGILEELGERLLHWESQQKVADVFLAREQEFDHHAAHILQFDRYLSLLAENCLHSPRLAAAVHEFESQQGGSQNVKHRLLRVVQRLFQYQVLLTDYLNNLSPDSAEYDNTQGALTLISKVTDHANDGMEQGENLQKLVHIEHSVRGQGDLLQPGREFLKEGTLMKVTGKNRRPRHLFLMSDMLLYTYPQKDGKYRLKNTLPVASMKVSRPVTEKVPYALKIETSESCLTLSASSCAERDEWHGCLSRALPEDYKAQALAAFHHSVEIRERLGVSLGERPPTLVPVTHVMMCMNCGCDFSLTLRRHHCHACGKIVCRNCSRNKYPLKYLKDRMAKVCDGCYGELKKRGGDVPGLMRERPVSMSFPLSSPRFSSSAFSSVFHSINPPTFRKQKKVPSALTEVAASGEGSAISGYLSRCKKGKRHWKKLWFVIKGKVLYTYMASEDTVAMESMPLLGFTIAPEKEEGSSEVGPVFHLYHKKTLFYSFKAEDTNSAQRWIEAMEDASVL
- the FGD5 gene encoding FYVE, RhoGEF and PH domain-containing protein 5 isoform X1 — encoded protein: MHGEEKSLLTVLQPLCSAFFLSQPGWHTEAAACQTQALEGMELGDSPKPPVAPKPKTASPLTPVTAPKFPSSPRPDSLHSPNSMSRGPKPPIAPKPRLDTPTEWRASVYMINSLNKCSNGKVLCVDRGLYEEQQSSLERSEAGADEDYIVVPRAPPREDEPRDGDSVENAVMVPPDATGEEEPQEGGEEEGTGAAAEEAAPAEVALSGEAGEGVAPIPENVGADDCAQDPGAEEQNLTSEEEEKLVEEHNMYNLEDRGPWDGEAVFPSDIILTQVDLEGPEAPGKEPGPPGMPKEAEEDGEEGGANAEPGAPDKYADSDRAAEGDAEDASEEPLENKGLATGIQEVDIVTESCDISEEECEDASGNGNQDEPPDQDEKTDQEEMAAATQEEGEVTQEGEDAVQGEPAEESCQIIPFENDCVDDFMTSLSGSPYEFFPTESTSFCSESYSSFSESVKGLESGQEAKSGKCADQNTVAGTLCDQRGSLQDGTGEGLSVPDVVILPEDEDATDDALTNPYEMGVDLVCGTDPEEGEKPETQVASDALSGYGSKEEVNSDAEGGLVPIDRKNIISRARPHSGKVAGYVPETVPEESGPEAVSLSAIGIGRTTEEARKMVLSLEGKPLEASRALPAKPRAFTLYPRSFSVEGREIPVSVYREPEASGLDDHRIKRKDDNLSLPCVIGSSGSFSQRNHLPSSGTSTPSSVVDIPPPFDLACITKKPITKSSPSLLIESEPPDKHSKKKKSSFKRFLALTFKKKTENKVHVDVNVSSSRSSSESSYHGPSRLLEIDRRSLSNSPQLKARTGKLRASESPSSLIFYRDGKRKGVPFSRTVSRVESFEDRSRPPFLPLPLTKPRSISFPNADTSDYENIPAMNSDYENIQIPPRRPARAGTFTKLFEDQSRALSTANENDGYVDMSSFNTFESKQQSVDQEAESAYTEPYKVCPILAATPKEDLTSDEEQGSSEEEDSAPKDSSLTHKVEGQSRAHVIAQELLSSEKAYVEMLQHFHLDFHGAVVRSLDEMDQEGKDTVAREELRRGLGELPAILDLHRGILEELGERLLHWESQQKVADVFLAREQEFDHHAAHILQFDRYLSLLAENCLHSPRLAAAVHEFEQSQQGGSQNVKHRLLRVVQRLFQYQVLLTDYLNNLSPDSAEYDNTQGALTLISKVTDHANDGMEQGENLQKLVHIEHSVRGQGDLLQPGREFLKEGTLMKVTGKNRRPRHLFLMSDMLLYTYPQKDGKYRLKNTLPVASMKVSRPVTEKVPYALKIETSESCLTLSASSCAERDEWHGCLSRALPEDYKAQALAAFHHSVEIRERLGVSLGERPPTLVPVTHVMMCMNCGCDFSLTLRRHHCHACGKIVCRNCSRNKYPLKYLKDRMAKVCDGCYGELKKRGGDVPGLMRERPVSMSFPLSSPRFSSSAFSSVFHSINPPTFRKQKKVPSALTEVAASGEGSAISGYLSRCKKGKRHWKKLWFVIKGKVLYTYMASEDTVAMESMPLLGFTIAPEKEEGSSEVGPVFHLYHKKTLFYSFKAEDTNSAQRWIEAMEDASVL